The genome window CTTATTGCAGAAGTAAGAAACATTTCTTTCGCTTTTTAACGGGTAATTCCTGCCTGAGCCTGCACTTCTGAAAAGGCCCAGTACTTAGCTTGTGCGAATCGGTGCTTTTGCTAACTCGGCGATTTTGGGAAAAACAGGATGGATACCTCCACCTTGACCGGTACAAATTATATTCAGTGACGTCGAGGAGGTGAATGGAACGATGCCTAAACAAAACAAACAAGCTGGAATGAACCGTGCACAAAATGCTGCTACTGAATTCGCTAGCGAGACCAACGTGTCTGAGGTTCGCCGTCAGAACCAACAATCCGCTGCGAACACTGGTGCTGGTGCAGCTGGTCAAACCGCTACTGAATTTGGTAGCGAGACCAACGCGTCTGAGGTTCGCCGTCAGAACCAACAATCCGCAGCGCGATCTGCTGGCCAAGCTGGCCAAGCTACTGAGTAGTAGCAAGGCACTGCAACCCTCGCT of Brevibacillus choshinensis contains these proteins:
- a CDS encoding gamma-type small acid-soluble spore protein yields the protein MPKQNKQAGMNRAQNAATEFASETNVSEVRRQNQQSAANTGAGAAGQTATEFGSETNASEVRRQNQQSAARSAGQAGQATE